The Listeria sp. PSOL-1 genome includes a region encoding these proteins:
- the prfB gene encoding peptide chain release factor 2 (programmed frameshift) — MELAEIRSSLETTAQQIKDFRGSLDLENMEVRIAELEDQMLDPDFWNDQQAAQKVINESNELKEVYNSFQSLAKQQEDMEISLELLKEETDIDMQQELEEELIQYKQDIANFELKLMLNDPYDKNNAILELHPGAGGTESQDWGSMLLRMYQRFAEKKGFKVETIDYQAGDEAGIKSVTLLIKGHNAYGYLKAEKGVHRLVRISPFDSSGRRHTSFVSIDVMPELDDDIEIEVRPDDLKIDTYRSTGAGGQHINTTDSAVRMTHIPTGIVVTCQSERSQIKNREKAMKMLKGKLYQKEQEEKEQELAEIRGEQKEIGWGSQIRSYVFHPYSMVKDHRTGIETGNTQAVMDGDLDEFVNGYLRSRIG, encoded by the exons ATGGAATTAGCAGAAATTCGTAGTTCATTAGAAACTACAGCGCAGCAAATTAAAGATTTTAGGGGGTCTCTT GACTTAGAAAATATGGAAGTCAGAATTGCTGAGTTAGAAGATCAAATGCTGGACCCGGATTTTTGGAATGACCAGCAAGCAGCACAAAAAGTTATTAACGAATCGAATGAGTTAAAAGAAGTGTATAATTCTTTTCAGAGTCTAGCTAAACAACAAGAGGATATGGAAATTAGCTTGGAGCTCTTGAAAGAGGAAACTGATATTGACATGCAGCAAGAGTTAGAAGAGGAGCTAATACAATATAAGCAAGATATAGCCAATTTTGAATTGAAGTTGATGTTAAACGATCCTTATGATAAAAATAATGCGATCTTAGAACTTCATCCAGGGGCAGGTGGGACTGAATCACAAGATTGGGGCTCAATGTTACTTAGAATGTATCAACGTTTTGCTGAGAAAAAAGGATTTAAGGTGGAAACGATTGACTATCAAGCAGGGGATGAAGCAGGTATTAAGAGTGTTACGCTGCTAATCAAAGGACATAATGCATATGGCTATTTAAAAGCGGAGAAAGGCGTTCATCGTTTAGTGCGAATTTCCCCATTTGATTCATCTGGAAGAAGGCATACTTCTTTTGTTTCGATCGATGTTATGCCAGAATTGGATGATGATATTGAGATTGAAGTGCGTCCAGATGACTTGAAGATCGATACTTACCGTTCAACTGGTGCTGGAGGACAACATATTAATACAACGGATTCGGCAGTCCGAATGACACATATTCCAACAGGCATTGTTGTTACTTGTCAGTCAGAACGTTCACAAATAAAAAACCGTGAAAAAGCAATGAAAATGTTAAAAGGTAAACTATACCAAAAAGAGCAAGAAGAAAAGGAACAGGAATTGGCGGAAATTCGCGGAGAGCAGAAAGAAATCGGCTGGGGCAGTCAAATTCGTTCCTACGTTTTCCACCCTTATTCAATGGTAAAAGATCATCGCACAGGAATAGAAACTGGGAATACGCAAGCGGTGATGGATGGTGATCTTGATGAATTTGTTAATGGTTACTTACGTTCGCGGATAGGTTAA
- a CDS encoding serine protease — translation MEIIKIIEKGIASLFAQPLLYLSIILLIIVGFRRVKRERKSFSTRIYSPWLELRTFFSSSLIFGGLLSVITFFTGFSITVHWLVVFNVITMLVLIGSMFRLVSVAVTIGMSSLFFYICYYHDVKLVPFMKLNFNYKDLYVDNFMVAMTFFLALLLLFEGYLIQRYGAKNALPMLKKTARGKVAGAFQLRKLWFIPLLVFIPGTEMQKLFDWWPVFTIGAHSYSLIVLPIVIGFGKHIETALPNNISRKISSQVTILAVIIAMIGLLSIMMPTLTLFAFVLAVVARLWIAFRFYREEKYGRKCFVPLSDGLVILGARAGSPSERLNLLAGEKIIEVNGQKVNSRASLYKALNINRAFCKIKVIDLDGEPRIEQTALYANDPFELGLLLVEPR, via the coding sequence ATGGAAATTATCAAGATTATCGAAAAAGGGATAGCTAGTTTATTTGCGCAGCCTTTGCTTTACCTGTCGATTATTTTACTTATTATAGTAGGTTTCCGTCGTGTGAAACGGGAACGAAAATCATTTAGTACGCGTATCTATTCCCCGTGGTTAGAGCTAAGAACTTTTTTTTCAAGTTCTCTCATTTTTGGGGGGCTGCTTTCGGTTATTACTTTTTTTACTGGGTTTAGTATTACTGTTCATTGGTTAGTCGTTTTTAATGTGATAACGATGCTTGTTTTGATTGGCTCAATGTTTCGTCTCGTTTCAGTTGCTGTTACAATTGGAATGTCTAGTTTGTTTTTTTACATATGTTATTACCATGACGTAAAATTAGTGCCATTTATGAAGCTGAATTTTAATTATAAAGACTTATATGTGGATAATTTTATGGTCGCAATGACCTTCTTTTTAGCGTTGTTATTGCTCTTTGAAGGCTATTTGATTCAGCGTTACGGTGCAAAAAATGCGCTGCCAATGCTTAAGAAAACAGCGCGTGGTAAAGTAGCAGGAGCCTTCCAGTTAAGAAAACTTTGGTTTATTCCGCTGCTTGTTTTTATACCTGGGACTGAAATGCAAAAATTGTTTGATTGGTGGCCTGTGTTTACAATTGGTGCACATTCTTACTCACTGATTGTTTTGCCAATTGTCATTGGTTTTGGTAAGCACATCGAGACGGCTTTACCTAACAATATTAGCCGAAAGATTTCGTCTCAAGTTACTATCCTTGCAGTAATTATTGCAATGATTGGTTTGTTGAGTATCATGATGCCGACACTAACATTATTTGCTTTCGTATTAGCGGTTGTCGCGAGGCTGTGGATTGCTTTTCGCTTTTATCGGGAAGAAAAATATGGACGTAAATGTTTTGTCCCACTTTCAGATGGTTTGGTTATTCTGGGTGCTCGTGCTGGTTCACCTTCTGAAAGACTCAACTTATTAGCCGGGGAAAAAATTATTGAAGTAAATGGACAAAAAGTAAACTCACGCGCTTCACTTTACAAAGCATTAAATATTAATCGGGCTTTTTGCAAGATAAAAGTTATTGATTTAGATGGAGAGCCAAGAATCGAACAAACTGCTTTATACGCTAATGACCCATTTGAACTCGGATTGTTGCTAGTGGAACCTCGTTAA
- the cls gene encoding cardiolipin synthase: protein MGILAVFLIILLVLNVFFAAVTVFLERRDTSATWAWLLVLTFIPIVGFIIYLIFGRKLSKKKIFDWKGQEKIGISESIMNQIELMRQKEFPFSDINVKKHRNLIYLLLVNDGAILIQDNEVEVFTDGYEKFEALFNDINNAKDHIHIIYYIFHSDELGKRMIHLLEKKAAEGLSVKVIYDAMGSRTTKKSFFKTLKKNGGHVTPFFPSKLPLINFRLNYRNHRKLAIIDGEIGYIGGFNIGDEYLGLSKKFGYWRDTHLRVYGKAVYAMQTRFIMDWNSAAPHQKIDYKFRYFPTFYGSGNTSMQIVSSGPDSEWQQIKNGYIKMINSAERSIYLQSPYFIPDASLIEALKIASLSGVDVRIMIPNKPDHPFVYQATTSYVGELIETGAKIFIYDNGFIHAKMLIIDSEIASVGTANMDFRSFRLNFEVNAFIYEKKLAQRLEDSFLDDLLKSYQLTPELYAKRSIWIKFKEAVSRLLSPIL, encoded by the coding sequence ATGGGGATTTTGGCCGTGTTTTTAATTATTTTACTTGTGCTTAATGTTTTCTTTGCGGCTGTCACTGTTTTTCTAGAACGAAGAGATACTTCCGCTACATGGGCATGGCTCTTAGTTTTAACTTTTATTCCAATCGTTGGTTTCATTATTTATTTGATTTTCGGGCGTAAACTTTCTAAGAAAAAGATTTTTGATTGGAAAGGGCAAGAAAAGATTGGGATTAGTGAGTCAATAATGAATCAAATTGAATTAATGCGTCAAAAGGAATTTCCATTTAGTGATATAAATGTGAAGAAGCACCGGAATTTAATTTATTTATTACTCGTTAATGATGGCGCTATTTTGATACAAGATAATGAAGTTGAAGTTTTTACTGATGGATATGAAAAATTTGAAGCATTATTTAACGACATTAACAATGCCAAAGATCACATCCATATTATTTATTACATATTTCATTCGGATGAACTTGGGAAACGTATGATTCATTTATTAGAGAAAAAAGCTGCAGAAGGCCTTAGTGTGAAAGTGATTTATGATGCGATGGGTTCAAGAACAACAAAGAAGAGCTTTTTTAAGACACTTAAAAAAAATGGTGGACATGTTACCCCTTTTTTCCCGTCTAAATTACCTTTAATTAATTTTCGCCTTAATTATCGAAACCATCGTAAGTTAGCGATCATCGATGGGGAAATTGGCTACATCGGTGGTTTTAATATTGGCGATGAATATTTAGGTTTATCCAAGAAATTTGGCTATTGGCGCGATACGCATTTACGTGTTTATGGAAAAGCTGTCTATGCTATGCAAACCCGTTTTATTATGGATTGGAATTCAGCTGCACCACATCAAAAAATTGATTATAAATTTCGCTATTTCCCAACATTTTATGGGTCAGGGAATACAAGCATGCAGATCGTTTCAAGTGGCCCCGATTCAGAATGGCAACAAATTAAAAACGGTTATATCAAGATGATCAATTCAGCTGAGCGATCAATTTATCTACAATCGCCATACTTTATTCCAGATGCTAGCTTGATAGAAGCTTTAAAAATAGCGTCACTTTCAGGCGTGGATGTGCGTATTATGATTCCTAATAAACCAGATCATCCGTTTGTATATCAAGCAACAACAAGTTATGTTGGGGAATTAATTGAAACGGGTGCCAAAATCTTTATTTATGATAATGGGTTTATTCATGCTAAAATGCTTATTATTGATAGTGAAATAGCTTCTGTTGGTACGGCAAATATGGATTTTCGAAGCTTTCGTTTAAATTTTGAAGTCAATGCCTTTATTTATGAGAAAAAGTTAGCCCAAAGACTAGAGGACAGTTTTTTAGACGATCTTTTGAAATCATATCAGCTAACCCCAGAGCTTTATGCTAAGCGATCGATTTGGATAAAATTTAAAGAAGCTGTTAGTCGCTTACTTTCACCTATATTATAG
- a CDS encoding YitT family protein encodes MSKKSKVVEYLYIIIGAAIIALAFNVLLLPNHIASGGVSGISTIVNYLAGFNPAFIQWALNIPLFIAGVFFLGYQFGIKTFVGTLIIPLFVYLTQDFTPWTKEPLVGALFGGVLIGAGLGIVFRSNASTGGTDVIAQIMHKFTHLSLGICVALIDGLVVLTAMVAFDIESGLYALIALFATSKTIDVVQVGLKQSKAVFIISNKQDEIREAILFKIGRGITRLEARGGYTDDDKQILFCVVVQQEFPKLKKVVKEIDDSAFVVVMSASEVMGEGFSL; translated from the coding sequence ATGAGTAAAAAATCGAAAGTTGTAGAATATCTTTACATTATTATAGGAGCGGCGATTATTGCTTTGGCGTTTAATGTGTTGCTTTTGCCTAATCATATTGCCTCGGGTGGCGTTAGCGGTATCAGTACGATTGTCAATTACTTGGCGGGTTTCAATCCAGCTTTTATTCAGTGGGCACTTAATATTCCTCTATTTATAGCGGGCGTTTTTTTCCTCGGTTATCAATTTGGGATTAAGACGTTTGTTGGAACGCTGATTATTCCATTATTTGTTTATTTGACACAAGATTTCACACCTTGGACTAAAGAGCCCCTTGTTGGTGCTTTATTCGGTGGTGTGCTAATTGGCGCTGGCTTAGGGATTGTTTTTCGCAGTAATGCTTCTACTGGTGGCACAGATGTTATTGCCCAGATTATGCACAAATTTACGCATCTTTCGCTTGGGATTTGTGTAGCATTAATCGATGGATTAGTCGTATTAACGGCGATGGTTGCCTTTGATATTGAATCTGGGCTTTATGCTTTGATTGCTTTATTTGCAACAAGTAAAACAATTGATGTTGTTCAAGTTGGCTTAAAACAATCTAAAGCAGTTTTTATTATTTCTAATAAGCAAGATGAGATTCGTGAGGCTATTTTATTTAAAATTGGCCGTGGGATTACAAGGCTTGAAGCAAGAGGCGGTTACACAGATGACGATAAGCAAATTTTATTTTGTGTTGTTGTGCAACAAGAGTTCCCTAAATTAAAAAAGGTTGTCAAAGAGATTGATGACAGTGCCTTCGTCGTTGTGATGAGTGCAAGTGAAGTGATGGGCGAAGGATTTAGCCTGTAA
- a CDS encoding NlpC/P60 family protein, whose translation MKKNAFIAASLAAVISFTPAFTTNVSANVNTDIQNQDKKISELKLQKSALQDQLSKLVANLDSAQAKAKDLQADFDKSSKELKQLNTEIKQINERIKEREGVLKERARAMQKTSNSSAYLDVILSADSLSDLVGRVAAVNRLVDSDKSILDEQQRDEEALKTKQSAVQKEQKAQAKAIREFEAEQNRIEAQKAQKEAVVTQLAADQANAEKSKASLEEKRDAENKAKEAAEKAKQLVTATEVAAPAPRSTTRAVNTNSSSSSSSATNTSNNNGGGNSSAPAPSGHGYAAMIATARAQLGKPYSLGANGPDMFDCSSFTRYSFQAAGISLPRTSGAQYAASQKVSESQAKPGDLVFFSYGSGIAHVGIYVGGGQMINAQNNGVKYDNIHGAGWGEYLVGFGRVANF comes from the coding sequence TTGAAAAAAAATGCGTTTATTGCAGCATCACTTGCAGCGGTTATTAGTTTTACACCAGCTTTTACAACAAATGTTTCTGCCAATGTAAATACAGACATCCAAAATCAAGATAAAAAAATTAGTGAACTTAAATTACAAAAATCGGCTTTACAAGATCAATTATCTAAGTTAGTAGCTAATCTTGATTCTGCTCAAGCTAAAGCAAAAGATTTACAAGCAGATTTTGATAAATCCAGTAAAGAATTAAAGCAGCTTAACACAGAGATTAAGCAAATAAATGAACGCATTAAAGAACGTGAAGGCGTGCTTAAAGAGCGTGCACGTGCAATGCAAAAAACATCCAATTCTAGCGCATATTTAGATGTTATTCTTAGCGCTGATAGCTTATCTGACCTAGTTGGTCGTGTAGCAGCTGTCAATCGCTTAGTTGATTCTGATAAATCCATTTTAGACGAACAACAACGCGATGAAGAAGCATTAAAAACAAAACAATCTGCAGTGCAAAAAGAACAAAAAGCTCAAGCAAAAGCGATCCGCGAATTTGAAGCAGAGCAAAATAGAATCGAAGCACAAAAAGCACAAAAAGAAGCTGTTGTGACTCAACTTGCAGCTGACCAAGCAAATGCAGAAAAATCAAAAGCCAGCTTAGAAGAAAAACGCGATGCCGAAAATAAAGCAAAAGAAGCAGCAGAAAAAGCAAAACAATTAGTAACAGCTACTGAAGTTGCAGCACCGGCTCCTAGATCTACTACACGCGCAGTTAACACAAACTCAAGTAGTTCATCATCATCAGCAACAAACACTTCAAATAATAATGGTGGCGGCAATAGCTCTGCACCAGCTCCATCTGGTCATGGGTATGCTGCAATGATAGCGACTGCTCGCGCACAACTTGGCAAACCTTACTCTCTAGGAGCAAATGGTCCAGACATGTTTGACTGTTCAAGTTTCACACGTTATTCATTCCAAGCAGCAGGAATTAGTCTACCAAGAACATCTGGTGCTCAATATGCAGCATCACAAAAAGTTAGTGAGAGCCAAGCTAAACCAGGTGACTTAGTATTCTTCAGCTATGGAAGCGGAATTGCTCACGTTGGTATTTATGTTGGTGGCGGACAAATGATTAACGCTCAAAATAACGGTGTAAAATATGACAACATTCATGGCGCTGGCTGGGGCGAGTACCTCGTTGGTTTTGGCCGTGTAGCTAATTTCTAA
- the secA gene encoding preprotein translocase subunit SecA has translation MASILKKIFESGKKDIKYLEKKADLIEALAADTAKLSDDELRAKTAEFQERFQNGETLDDLLVEAFAVAREGAKRALGMFPFRVQLMGGIVLHEGNIAEMKTGEGKTLTATLPVYLNALSGEGVHVVTVNEYLAQRDATEMGQLYKFLGLTVGLNLNALSSEEKREQYNCDITYSTNNELGFDYLRDNMVVYKEQMVQRQLPFAVIDEVDSILVDEARTPLIISGEAEKSTLLYVRANTFVTTLTKDKDYTVDIKTKSVSLTEEGVERGEKYFDVENLYDLEHAPFLHHIVQALKANYTMALDVDYVVQDDEVLIVDQFTGRIMKGRRFSEGLHQALEAKEAVTIQNESKTMATITFQNYFRMYKKLAGMTGTAKTEEEEFRDIYNMRVIEIPTNKEVIRKDNPDLIYTTVESKFNAVVEDIAERHAKGQPILVGTVAIETSELISSKLKRKGIRHNVLNAKQHEREADIIKDAGESGAVTIATNMAGRGTDIKLGEGTVEVGGLAVIGTERHESRRIDNQLRGRSGRQGDPGETQFYISMEDELMRRFGSDNMKSMMERFGMNDEAIQSKMVSRAVESAQKRVEGNNFDSRKHVLQYDDVLRQQREVIYKQRYEVITAENSLREIIEKMIGRTVNFIVSANANSHDSSEDWNLQAIVDYVDANILTEGITVEDLEGKDSKQIEDFILEKIKHAYNEKETLLPEDEFNEFQKAILLRSVDSKWVDHIDAMDQLRDGIHLRAYGQIDPLREYQAEGFGMFEAMVNSIEEDVTRYIMKAEIRQNLEREQVAKGEAVNPGEGKPEAKRQPVRADKQIGRNDLCPCGSGKKYKNCHGKEA, from the coding sequence ATGGCAAGTATTTTAAAAAAGATTTTTGAATCAGGTAAGAAAGATATTAAGTATCTTGAAAAAAAAGCTGATTTAATTGAAGCTCTTGCTGCTGATACAGCAAAACTTTCAGACGACGAGCTACGCGCTAAAACAGCAGAGTTCCAGGAACGCTTTCAAAATGGTGAAACACTTGATGATTTATTAGTTGAGGCTTTTGCTGTAGCAAGAGAGGGAGCAAAACGAGCGCTTGGCATGTTTCCTTTCCGCGTACAGTTAATGGGTGGAATTGTACTACATGAAGGTAATATTGCTGAGATGAAAACTGGTGAAGGTAAAACATTAACAGCAACACTCCCTGTTTACTTGAATGCACTCTCTGGTGAAGGGGTACATGTTGTTACGGTCAATGAATATCTAGCACAACGGGATGCAACTGAAATGGGGCAGCTTTATAAGTTCCTAGGATTAACAGTTGGGCTAAATCTTAATGCTCTTTCCAGTGAAGAAAAACGTGAACAATATAATTGTGATATCACTTATAGTACGAATAATGAATTAGGCTTTGATTATTTACGTGATAACATGGTTGTATATAAAGAGCAGATGGTACAACGTCAGCTTCCATTTGCTGTTATTGATGAAGTGGATTCCATTTTAGTCGATGAAGCAAGAACGCCATTAATTATTTCTGGTGAAGCAGAAAAATCTACACTTCTTTATGTCCGTGCTAATACATTTGTTACGACGCTAACAAAAGATAAAGATTATACAGTTGACATCAAAACGAAATCCGTTAGCTTGACGGAAGAAGGCGTCGAACGCGGAGAAAAATATTTTGATGTTGAAAATTTATATGATCTAGAACATGCACCTTTCCTACATCATATTGTTCAAGCTTTGAAAGCTAACTATACAATGGCACTTGATGTTGATTATGTAGTTCAAGATGATGAAGTGCTAATTGTTGATCAATTTACTGGTCGTATTATGAAGGGCCGTCGCTTTAGTGAAGGGTTACACCAAGCGCTTGAAGCGAAGGAAGCAGTAACCATTCAAAACGAATCTAAGACAATGGCGACAATTACATTCCAAAACTATTTCCGTATGTATAAAAAATTAGCTGGGATGACTGGTACTGCAAAAACAGAAGAAGAAGAATTCCGCGATATCTATAACATGCGTGTCATTGAAATTCCAACAAATAAAGAAGTTATTCGGAAAGATAATCCAGATTTAATTTATACAACGGTGGAGTCTAAATTTAATGCAGTTGTAGAAGATATTGCAGAACGTCATGCTAAAGGACAACCTATTTTAGTTGGTACAGTTGCTATTGAAACGTCAGAATTGATTTCCAGCAAACTGAAGCGAAAAGGAATTCGCCATAATGTACTAAATGCTAAACAACATGAGCGTGAAGCAGATATCATTAAAGATGCTGGTGAATCTGGAGCTGTAACGATTGCCACCAATATGGCTGGTCGTGGTACGGATATAAAACTTGGTGAAGGTACAGTTGAAGTAGGTGGCTTAGCTGTTATTGGTACGGAACGTCATGAATCACGCCGGATTGATAACCAATTGCGTGGTCGTTCTGGTCGTCAAGGTGATCCAGGTGAAACTCAATTTTACATCTCAATGGAAGATGAATTGATGCGTCGTTTTGGTTCTGATAACATGAAGAGCATGATGGAACGCTTTGGAATGAACGATGAAGCTATCCAAAGCAAAATGGTGAGCCGTGCTGTGGAATCAGCCCAAAAACGCGTTGAAGGGAATAACTTTGATTCTCGTAAACACGTTCTTCAATATGATGATGTATTACGTCAACAACGTGAAGTAATTTATAAGCAGCGTTATGAAGTAATTACTGCTGAAAATAGTTTGCGTGAGATCATTGAGAAAATGATCGGCCGGACAGTGAACTTTATTGTTTCTGCTAATGCAAATTCACACGATTCTTCAGAAGACTGGAATTTACAGGCAATTGTTGATTATGTTGATGCTAACATTTTAACAGAAGGCATTACAGTAGAAGATCTTGAAGGTAAAGATAGCAAGCAAATTGAAGACTTCATTTTAGAAAAAATTAAACATGCTTATAATGAAAAAGAAACGTTGCTTCCAGAAGATGAATTTAATGAATTCCAAAAAGCAATATTACTTCGTTCAGTTGATTCTAAATGGGTCGATCATATTGATGCGATGGACCAATTGCGTGATGGCATTCATCTCCGAGCTTATGGACAAATTGATCCGCTTCGTGAGTATCAAGCAGAAGGTTTCGGAATGTTTGAAGCGATGGTTAATTCAATTGAAGAAGACGTTACTCGCTATATTATGAAAGCAGAAATTAGGCAAAATCTTGAACGTGAACAAGTGGCAAAAGGTGAAGCAGTAAACCCTGGTGAAGGAAAACCAGAAGCAAAACGTCAGCCAGTTCGTGCAGACAAACAAATTGGCCGTAATGACCTTTGCCCATGTGGTAGCGGTAAAAAATATAAAAATTGTCACGGTAAAGAAGCATAA
- the ftsE gene encoding cell division ATP-binding protein FtsE, producing MILMEDVYKKYRNGITAANGLNTKIEQGEFVYVVGPSGAGKSTFIKMIYREEHATKGNIEVDGFDLVHMKNREVPFLRRDVGVVFQDFKLLQSKTVYENIAYAMEVVEKDPAEIKARVMEVLDLVNLKHKVRMLPDELSGGEQQRISIARSIANTPKVLIADEPTGNLDPDTSWEIMNILEEINSRGTTIVMATHNSSIVNTLKHRVIAIENGRIVRDEQQGEYGYEI from the coding sequence ATGATATTAATGGAAGACGTTTATAAGAAATACCGAAATGGAATTACTGCAGCGAACGGCTTAAACACTAAAATTGAGCAAGGTGAATTTGTTTATGTTGTAGGGCCTAGTGGTGCTGGTAAATCTACTTTTATCAAGATGATCTATCGCGAAGAGCATGCAACAAAAGGTAATATAGAAGTAGACGGATTTGATTTGGTGCACATGAAGAATCGTGAAGTTCCGTTTTTAAGACGGGATGTTGGTGTAGTTTTCCAAGATTTTAAATTGCTTCAAAGCAAAACAGTGTATGAAAATATTGCTTACGCGATGGAAGTCGTTGAAAAAGACCCAGCCGAAATTAAAGCACGGGTCATGGAAGTACTTGATCTAGTCAATTTAAAACATAAAGTTAGAATGTTGCCAGACGAATTGTCTGGTGGAGAACAGCAGCGAATATCGATTGCTCGTTCCATTGCAAATACTCCTAAGGTTTTGATAGCAGATGAGCCAACTGGAAATCTCGATCCTGATACATCATGGGAAATCATGAATATCCTTGAAGAAATTAATAGTCGCGGTACGACGATTGTGATGGCGACCCACAATAGTTCAATTGTGAATACGCTAAAACATCGCGTTATAGCTATCGAAAATGGTAGAATTGTTCGCGATGAACAGCAAGGAGAGTATGGATATGAAATTTAG
- the hpf gene encoding ribosome hibernation-promoting factor, HPF/YfiA family — MLRYNIRGEKIEVTDAIRTYVEKKVEKLERYFTETPDANVHVNLKVYSDKNAKAEITIPLPRLVLRAEETSNDLYASIDLVVDKLERQIRKYKTKVNRKFRDKEATQDYFASVVEENGEIESEEGHADLEIVRTKQFPLKPMSSEEAVLQMNLLGHNFFIFLNADTNEINITYLRKDGKYGLIETN, encoded by the coding sequence ATGCTTAGGTACAACATTCGTGGTGAAAAAATTGAGGTAACTGATGCAATCAGAACTTATGTAGAAAAGAAAGTCGAAAAACTTGAACGCTATTTTACAGAAACTCCTGATGCTAACGTTCACGTAAATCTAAAGGTTTATTCTGATAAAAATGCGAAAGCTGAGATTACCATTCCTCTTCCTAGGCTTGTATTACGTGCAGAAGAAACAAGTAATGACTTATATGCAAGTATTGACTTAGTTGTTGATAAATTAGAAAGACAAATACGTAAATACAAAACAAAAGTTAACCGTAAGTTTCGCGATAAAGAAGCAACACAAGATTATTTTGCTTCTGTTGTTGAGGAAAACGGCGAAATCGAATCAGAAGAAGGCCATGCTGACTTAGAAATCGTAAGAACAAAACAATTTCCATTAAAGCCAATGAGTTCAGAAGAAGCGGTATTGCAAATGAATTTATTAGGACATAATTTTTTTATATTTCTCAATGCTGATACGAATGAGATAAATATCACTTATCTCCGAAAAGATGGTAAGTATGGGTTAATTGAAACGAATTAA
- the ftsX gene encoding permease-like cell division protein FtsX, giving the protein MKFRTFGRHLKESFKSLYRNGWMTFAAASAVTVTLILVSVFFSILVNMNKLASDVENDVQINVHISLDAKKAQEDELKKNIKQLSGVNSVTFSSKDAELKKLVGAYGKNFELFKQDNPLYDVFIVQAKEPEQTKQVASKIEKFKHVTDVNYGEKTVDKLFNTLRWARYAGIILSIGLLLTAMFLISNTIKIAIFSRRKEIEIMKLVGATNWFIRWPFILEGAWLGLIGSVIPVILTIIGYFNMYHLVNPKLGSTSLSLLTPVPFAYEISALIILIGVLIGVWGSTISIRRFLKV; this is encoded by the coding sequence ATGAAATTTAGAACGTTTGGAAGACATCTGAAAGAAAGCTTTAAGAGTCTTTATAGAAATGGCTGGATGACATTTGCCGCAGCAAGTGCTGTAACAGTAACGCTCATTTTGGTTAGCGTGTTCTTTTCAATATTAGTCAACATGAATAAACTTGCTTCAGATGTTGAAAATGATGTACAAATCAATGTACACATTTCACTCGATGCAAAAAAAGCTCAAGAAGATGAGCTAAAGAAAAATATTAAACAACTAAGCGGCGTTAATAGCGTTACTTTTTCTTCAAAAGATGCTGAGTTGAAAAAACTTGTTGGCGCATACGGAAAAAACTTCGAGCTATTTAAACAAGACAATCCGCTATACGATGTTTTTATTGTACAGGCTAAAGAGCCAGAACAAACCAAACAAGTAGCTTCGAAAATTGAAAAATTTAAACACGTAACTGATGTTAATTATGGTGAAAAAACCGTGGATAAATTGTTTAATACGTTAAGATGGGCTCGTTATGCCGGAATTATTCTCAGCATTGGCTTACTTTTAACAGCAATGTTCCTTATTTCAAACACCATTAAAATAGCAATATTCTCTCGTCGCAAAGAAATAGAAATTATGAAACTCGTTGGTGCGACGAACTGGTTTATCCGCTGGCCGTTCATTTTAGAAGGCGCGTGGCTAGGACTAATTGGTTCTGTGATCCCAGTTATATTGACAATCATAGGATACTTTAATATGTATCACTTAGTAAATCCAAAGCTTGGAAGCACTTCGCTTTCGCTTTTGACACCTGTCCCATTTGCTTATGAAATAAGTGCGTTAATTATTTTAATCGGAGTTTTAATCGGAGTTTGGGGAAGTACCATTTCGATTAGAAGATTCCTTAAAGTATAA